Proteins encoded within one genomic window of Oncorhynchus tshawytscha isolate Ot180627B linkage group LG02, Otsh_v2.0, whole genome shotgun sequence:
- the adra2a gene encoding alpha-2A adrenergic receptor, translating into MAGWDNMTNVTNETLTSTTIMSNMTNETILWGPPYSLQISLPLTILVGMLILLTVFGNVLVVIAVFTSRALKAPQNLFLVSLASADILVATLVIPFSLANELMGYWYFGKVWCEIYLALDVLFCTASIAHLCAISLDRYWSITKAIEYNLKRTPRRIKCIIVIVWVIAAVISFPPLISMEKESDKEEGPVCKINEDKWYMISSSIGSFFVPCIIMILVYIRIYQIAKKRTRVPPGDRKPKMAAAVSPVTGKKENGAGGVGGDQHACHEKLNGEQGDREGDEHRGEDEKEGEINGVDMEDSSSSDHQVNNPCSIKKKKHTAKTKLSQIKPGVDHPALPKLVVRQSSKGSRWKGRQNREKRFTFVLAVVIGVFVVCWFPFFFTYTLTALCDSCYIPDTLFKFFFWFGYCNSSANPIIYTIFNNDFRRSFKKILCRDNRRMV; encoded by the coding sequence ATGGCGGGGTGGGATAACATGACGAACGTGACCAATGAGACTCTTACAAGCACGACCATCATGAGCAACATGACCAATGAGACCATCCTTTGGGGTCCGCCCTATAGCCTCCAGATCTCGTTGCCCCTAACGATCCTGGTCGGGATGCTCATCCTATTGACAGTCTTCGGCAACGTCTTAGTGGTCATCGCTGTGTTTACTAGCCGGGCCCTGAAGGCCCCTCAGAACCTCTTCCTGGTTTCGTTGGCGTCGGCGGACATTTTGGTTGCGACCCTGGTCATTCCCTTCTCCCTGGCCAACGAACTCATGGGCTACTGGTACTTTGGTAAAGTCTGGTGCGAGATCTACCTTGCACTGGACGTTCTCTTCTGTACGGCATCCATCGCCCATCTGTGCGCCATTAGTCTGGACAGGTACTGGTCAATCACCAAGGCCATCGAGTACAACCTGAAACGGACACCGCGCAGGATCAAGTGCATCATCGTCATCGTGTGGGTCATCGCCGCGGTGATCTCGTTCCCGCCCCTCATcagcatggagaaggagagcgatAAAGAGGAGGGGCCGGTGTGTAAGATCAACGAAGACAAGTGGTACATGATCTCGTCCAGTATCGGCTCGTTCTTCGTGCCCTGCATCATCATGATCCTCGTTTACATCCGGATCTATCAGATCGCTAAGAAACGGACGCGGGTACCACCGGGCGACCGGAAACCCAAAATGGCGGCCGCAGTGTCGCCGGTGACGGGCAAGAAGGAGAACGGAGCTGGTGGAGTCGGAGGTGACCAACACGCTTGTCACGAGAAGCTTAACGGAGagcaaggagacagagagggggatgaacACAGAGGAGAGGACGAGAAAGAAGGGGAGATAAACGGCGTGGACATGGAGGACTCCTCATCGTCTGACCACCAGGTCAACAACCCCTGTTCTATCAAGAAGAAGAAACACACGGCTAAAACCAAACTGAGCCAGATCAAACCAGGAGTGGACCACCCGGCACTGCCTAAACTGGTGGTGAGACAGAGCTCTAAGGGGAGTCGATGGAAGGGGAGACAGAACAGGGAGAAACGGTTCACCTTCGTCTTGGCTGTGGTCATTGGAGTTTTTGTCGTTTGCTGGTTCCCCTTCTTCTTTACCTACACTCTGACGGCGCTCTGTGACTCGTGTTACATACCTGACACACTGTTTAAATTCTTCTTCTGGTTCggctactgtaacagttcagccAATCCCATTATCTATACAATCTTCAACAATGACTTCCGAAGATCTTTTAAAAAGATTCTCTGCAGGGATAACCGAAGAATGGTATGA
- the shoc2 gene encoding leucine-rich repeat protein SHOC-2, with product MSSTLGNKDKDWKEKDLKGGPTGGKEKEKEAKALAGLGSKDPKAKGKDAKEGKKDAGSASPAVAFSVDNTIKRPNPAPGTRKKSSNAEVIKELNKCREENSMRLDLSKRSIHMLPTSIKELTQLAELYLYSNKLQSLPSEVGCLSGLVTLALSENSLTSLPESLDSLKKLRMLDLRHNKLREIPAVVYRVTSLTTLYLRFNRITAVERDIRNLAKLTMLSIRENKIKQLPAEIGELCNLITLDVAHNQLEHLPKEIGNCTQITNLDLQHNELLDLPETIGNLASINRLGLRYNRLSAIPRSLAKCRELEELNLENNNISVLPEGLLSSLVNLTSLTLARNCFQSYPVGGPSQFSTIYSLNMEHNRINKIPFGIFSRAKVLSKLNMKDNQLTSLPLDFGTWTSMVELNLATNQLTKIPEDICGLVSLEVLILSNNLLKKLPHGIGNLRKLRELDLEENKLESLPNEIAYLKDLQKLVLTNNQLTTLPRGIGHLTNLTHLGLGENLLQHLPEEIGTLENLEELYLNDNPNLHSLPFELALCSKLSIMSIENCPLSHLPPQIVAGGPSFIIQFLKMQGPYRAMV from the exons ATGAGTAGTACTTTAGGTAACAAAGACAAAGACTGGAAAGAGAAGGACCTGAAAGGAGGTCCGACAGGAGGGAAAGAAAAGGAAAAAGAGGCCAAGGCTCTGGCTGGTTTAGGCAGCAAGGATCCCAAGGCCAAAGGGAAAGACGccaaagaaggaaagaaggatgCAGGTTCCGCGTCGCCTGCCGTCGCCTTCTCCGTGGACAACACGATAAAGAGGCCCAACCCGGCGCCGGGGACACGCAAGAAGTCCAGCAACGCCGAG GTGATCAAAGAGCTCAACAAGTGCCGTGAGGAGAACTCCATGCGTCTGGACCTGTCCAAGCGTTCCATCCACATGTTACCCACCTCCATCAAGGAACTCACCCAGCTGGCAGAGCTCTACCTGTACAGCAACAAGCTCCAGAGCCTCCCCTCAGAAGTGGGCTGCCTGTCTGGCCTGGTCACCTTAGCCCTGAGTGAGAACTCTCTAACCAGCCTCCCAGAGTCCTTGGACTCCCTGAAGAAGTTGAGGATGCTGGACCTGAGGCATAACAAACTGAGGGAGATACCGGCGGTGGTTTACCGGGTGACGTCGCtgaccacactgtacctgaggtTCAACCGGATCACGGCGGTGGAGAGGGACATCCGGAACCTGGCGAAGTTGACCATGCTCAGCATCCGTGAGAACAAGATCAAACAGCTGCCTGCCGAGATAG GGGAGCTCTGTAACCTCATCACCCTGGACGTAGCTCATAACCAGCTGGAACATCTACCCAAGGAGATCGGCAACTGCACCCAGATCACCAACCTGGACCTACAGCACAACGAGCTACTGGACCTACCAGAAACTATAG GTAACTTGGCAAGCATAAACCGCTTGGGTCTGCGGTACAACCGGTTGTCAGCCATCCCCAGGTCGCTAGCCAagtgcagagaactggaagagcTCAACCTAGAAAACAACAACATCTCTGTGTTACCAGAA GGTCTCCTGTCTAGTCTGGTGAATCTGACCAGTCTAACCCTGGCGAGGAACTGTTTCCAGTCCTACCCAGTGGGAGGACCCTCCCAGTTCTCCACCATCTACTCTCTCAACATGGAGCACAACCGCATCAACAAGATCCCCTTTGGAATCTTCTCCAGGGCCAAAGTCCTCAGCAAACTCAACATGAAG GACAACCAGTTGACGTCTCTGCCTCTAGACTTTGGCACGTGGACCAGTATGGTGGAGCTCAACCTGGCCACCAATCAGCTGACAAAGATCCCTGAGGACATCTGCGGTCTCGTTTCACTTGAG GTCTTGATATTGTCCAACAATCTTCTCAAGAAGTTGCCACATGGTATTGGCAACTTGAGGAAACTACGGGAGCTCGACTTGGAGGAGAACAAGCTGGAATCGCTCCCGAATGAAATCGCTTACCTGAAAGATTTACAG AAACTAGTGTTGACCAATAATCAGCTGACCACGTTGCCCCGTGGGATCGGTCACCTCACCAACCTGACCCACCTGGGTCTGGGAGAGAACCTGCTGCAGCACCTGCCAGAGGAGATCG GTACACTGGAGAACTTGGAGGAGCTGTACCTCAATGACAACCCCAACCTGCACAGCCTCCCGTTTGAGCTGGCCCTGTGCAGCAAGCTGTCCATCATGAGCATCGAGAACTGTCCTCTCAGCCATCTGCCCCCGCAGATCGTCGCCGGGGGCCCCTCCTTCATTATCCAGTTCCTCAAGATGCAGGGGCCCTACCGGGCCATGGTCTGA